Proteins co-encoded in one candidate division WOR-3 bacterium genomic window:
- a CDS encoding imidazolonepropionase, translated as MKKLVKDIGQIITMNEGKIPKRGDDLKKIGLIEGYDLLMENGLISEIAPVGKYCASDVDEVFSAQGLNALPGLVDSHTHSVFCGSRVGEFYERASGKDYLEILKDGGGILSTVRSVRKASERELASFSSGFMKKFIDLGTTTVEIKSGYGLTTEDEIKILKTVKKLSSEIDTVPTFLGAHAIPEEYKDRKKEYVDLIVNSMLRAVSEKKLAIFCDVFCEKGTFDSNDARRIAEAATALGLRMKFHAEQFTRSGIVELALEFSAASVDHCVEITDEDIDMLSSSETAVVFLPGTELVLNQINYAPARKVIDKNCIVALSTDFNPGSCPIQSLWTIGALAVLKLSMSFEEVLNAITVNASYSLGLHDKAGLIKEGFWADIILTEVRDFRELFYYLGSNPVRVVIKKGKVVKSEL; from the coding sequence GTGAAAAAGCTTGTTAAAGACATTGGTCAAATCATCACCATGAACGAAGGGAAAATACCCAAAAGAGGAGATGATTTAAAAAAGATAGGACTGATAGAAGGGTATGATTTGCTTATGGAAAACGGGCTCATAAGCGAAATCGCCCCAGTCGGTAAATATTGCGCTTCAGACGTAGATGAGGTTTTCAGCGCTCAGGGCTTGAACGCCTTGCCAGGTCTTGTTGATTCACATACTCATTCGGTTTTCTGCGGTTCAAGAGTCGGAGAGTTTTACGAGAGAGCATCCGGAAAGGATTACCTTGAAATTTTAAAAGACGGCGGCGGAATACTCAGTACCGTGAGAAGCGTCAGGAAAGCCTCGGAAAGAGAATTGGCGTCTTTTTCTTCAGGTTTTATGAAAAAATTTATTGACTTAGGAACGACGACAGTAGAAATAAAATCCGGGTACGGTTTGACAACCGAGGATGAGATTAAAATTCTCAAAACGGTAAAAAAACTTTCATCCGAGATTGACACCGTGCCGACTTTTTTGGGAGCGCACGCAATTCCGGAAGAATACAAAGACAGAAAAAAAGAGTATGTAGATTTGATAGTGAATTCGATGCTTAGGGCTGTATCTGAAAAAAAGCTTGCGATTTTTTGCGATGTTTTTTGTGAAAAAGGAACTTTTGATTCAAATGATGCTCGGAGAATAGCCGAAGCGGCGACAGCCCTAGGATTGAGAATGAAATTTCACGCCGAGCAATTTACAAGATCCGGAATAGTGGAGCTGGCTCTTGAATTCAGTGCTGCATCTGTGGATCATTGCGTGGAAATCACAGACGAGGATATTGACATGCTGTCATCATCTGAAACCGCAGTGGTTTTCTTGCCTGGAACCGAACTGGTGTTAAATCAAATCAATTACGCCCCCGCGAGAAAGGTTATTGATAAAAACTGCATTGTCGCTTTGTCTACAGATTTCAATCCGGGGAGTTGTCCTATCCAATCTCTTTGGACGATAGGCGCTCTCGCTGTATTGAAATTATCGATGTCCTTTGAAGAAGTTCTAAACGCTATAACTGTCAACGCGTCTTATTCTCTAGGTCTTCATGATAAAGCCGGGTTAATCAAAGAGGGATTTTGGGCAGACATAATTCTCACTGAAGTAAGGGATTTCAGGGAGTTGTTCTATTACCTGGGAAGCAACCCTGTAAGGGTTGTTATCAAGAAAGGAAAAGTAGTAAAATCTGAATTATGA